In one Halorubrum sp. CBA1229 genomic region, the following are encoded:
- the kynU gene encoding kynureninase: MDDPYAPARDALDGDGLAGGAGDGSDGDGGSDGDGDARDDAGSDPAVLAARLDDADPLSAFADRYRVPDGVLYMDGNSLGPASDAALASLDRVVDEWRDRLIAGWTDADPPWFSVGERLGDALAPLVGADSAEVAVGNSITVNVHTLVGTFLDELLASNGPEREGMARADGEWDRSVEPAVLVNELDFPSDHYAIRAQLRGRGIDPDEKLRVVESRDGRTIDPRDVEAALAAHDDIGIVFMPTALYRSGQLFDVERITEAAHEAGAYAGFDAAHSAGAVPHQFDAAGVDFAVWCTYKYLNAGPGAVGALFVAARHHGLTPALAGWWGHEKATQFEMNMTYTPADSAGAWQIGTPPLLSAAPLEGSVELLREAGIDRLRAKSLALTDFLIALVDDRLPEVAVGTPREHASRGGHVALEHPDAERLSAALNDRGVVVDFRPPNVVRVCPAAPYTSFADVLAVVDEIEAILESGAHEAYATGEGGVT; encoded by the coding sequence ATGGACGACCCTTACGCCCCCGCCCGCGACGCGCTCGACGGCGACGGGCTGGCCGGCGGCGCTGGCGACGGCAGCGATGGCGACGGTGGCAGCGATGGCGACGGCGACGCGCGCGACGACGCCGGTTCCGACCCCGCCGTCCTCGCCGCCCGCCTCGACGACGCCGACCCGCTCTCCGCCTTCGCCGACCGGTACCGCGTGCCCGACGGCGTCTTATATATGGACGGCAACTCGCTCGGGCCCGCGAGCGACGCCGCCCTCGCGAGCCTCGACCGCGTCGTCGACGAGTGGCGCGACCGGCTCATCGCGGGGTGGACCGACGCCGACCCGCCCTGGTTCTCGGTCGGCGAGCGCCTCGGCGACGCGCTCGCACCACTCGTCGGCGCCGACTCCGCGGAGGTCGCCGTCGGCAACTCGATCACCGTCAACGTCCACACCTTGGTCGGCACCTTCCTCGACGAGCTGCTGGCGAGCAACGGCCCGGAGCGGGAGGGGATGGCACGGGCAGACGGCGAGTGGGACCGGAGCGTTGAGCCCGCGGTCCTCGTCAACGAGCTCGACTTCCCCTCCGACCACTACGCGATCCGGGCGCAGCTCCGGGGGCGCGGGATCGACCCGGACGAGAAGCTCCGGGTCGTGGAGAGCCGCGACGGGCGGACGATCGACCCCCGAGACGTCGAGGCCGCGCTGGCGGCGCACGACGATATCGGGATCGTCTTCATGCCGACCGCGCTGTACCGCTCCGGCCAGCTGTTCGACGTCGAGCGGATTACCGAGGCCGCCCACGAGGCGGGCGCGTACGCCGGCTTCGACGCGGCCCACTCCGCGGGGGCGGTCCCCCACCAGTTCGACGCGGCCGGCGTCGACTTCGCGGTGTGGTGCACGTATAAATACCTCAACGCCGGCCCCGGCGCCGTCGGCGCGCTGTTCGTCGCCGCGCGCCACCACGGGCTCACGCCCGCCCTGGCCGGGTGGTGGGGCCACGAGAAGGCGACGCAGTTCGAGATGAACATGACGTACACCCCCGCCGACTCGGCCGGCGCGTGGCAGATCGGGACGCCGCCCTTGCTGTCGGCCGCGCCCCTCGAGGGCTCGGTAGAGCTTCTGCGGGAGGCGGGGATCGACCGCCTGCGCGCCAAGTCGCTCGCGCTCACCGACTTCCTGATCGCCCTGGTCGACGACCGCCTCCCCGAGGTCGCGGTCGGGACGCCCCGAGAGCACGCCTCCCGCGGCGGCCACGTCGCCCTGGAACACCCCGACGCGGAGCGGCTGAGCGCGGCGCTCAACGACCGGGGCGTGGTCGTCGACTTCCGGCCCCCGAACGTGGTGCGGGTGTGTCCGGCCGCGCCGTACACCTCCTTCGCCGACGTGTTAGCGGTCGTGGACGAGATCGAGGCGATCCTCGAGTCCGGGGCACACGAGGCGTACGCGACGGGCGAGGGCGGTGTGACGTAG
- a CDS encoding PAS domain-containing protein → MEDAVFLIDVEEAGGSYNFRFSRTNASHQRLTGISLEEIRGKTPRELLGDEQGASVAENYRRCVETRETIEYGESLALPGGRREWQTRLSPVIEDGSVTRVVGVARDVTEQKERERTLQQIKDRLELAVEGAQLGIWDWDMTTDEVEFNEQWAEMLGHSLDEVEPHLDAWERRVHPDDLGPVEDALSEHITGETAYYDTEHRMRTAAGEWKWIRDVGKVVKRDEDGEPVRAVGIHLDIDDQKRREEDLERTRALIERTQESASIGWWEVDLVDESLTWSDEVYRIHGVPVEEPIELEEAIEFYHPDDRAAIETAVDRLIEDGESYDLELRIVTASGQTRWVRAIGDPQFDDAGDVVGALGLFQDITERKEYEIALESTREELRKIIDLVPDLVFVKNRDGEYLLANEATAEAYGKTPEEVEGRSEADIIPDIEDSSEFRQDDLEVIESGEPRSIGEETLTTADGETRILQTTKIPYKVPETGEDAVLGYARDVTELKEYERTLEQQRDSLTLLNQVVRHDIRNQLMVVESYTELLEDSLPDDQSRTYARTVIEAAKQATEITETAKDVTDVLLQVGSGRTPVSLRDELSGQIEKVRTDRDRATVSVDGDVPEVTVWADDLLEAVFRNLLTNAVVHNDKDVAEIAVSTRLTDDAVRVSIADNGPGIEDKHKEQIFQEGEKGLESGGTGVGLYLVKTLVDKYGGDVWVEDNEPTGSVFVVELPLAD, encoded by the coding sequence ATGGAAGACGCGGTGTTCCTGATCGACGTCGAGGAGGCGGGCGGCTCCTACAACTTCCGGTTCAGTCGGACCAACGCCTCACACCAACGGCTCACCGGGATCTCGCTCGAGGAGATACGCGGCAAAACGCCGCGGGAGTTGCTGGGCGACGAGCAGGGGGCGTCGGTCGCCGAGAACTACCGTCGCTGCGTCGAGACCCGCGAGACGATCGAGTACGGGGAGTCGCTCGCGCTGCCCGGAGGACGGAGGGAGTGGCAGACGAGACTGAGCCCGGTCATCGAGGACGGGTCGGTGACGCGGGTCGTCGGCGTCGCTCGGGACGTCACGGAACAGAAAGAGCGGGAACGGACGCTCCAGCAGATCAAAGACCGGCTCGAACTCGCGGTCGAAGGCGCCCAACTCGGCATCTGGGACTGGGACATGACCACCGACGAGGTCGAGTTCAACGAGCAGTGGGCGGAGATGCTGGGGCACTCGCTCGACGAGGTCGAACCGCACCTCGACGCGTGGGAGCGGCGCGTTCACCCGGACGACCTCGGCCCGGTCGAAGACGCCCTGTCGGAGCACATCACCGGGGAAACGGCGTACTACGACACGGAGCATCGGATGCGTACCGCGGCCGGCGAGTGGAAGTGGATCCGCGACGTGGGAAAGGTCGTCAAGCGCGACGAGGACGGGGAGCCGGTGCGGGCGGTCGGCATCCACCTCGACATCGACGATCAGAAGCGGCGAGAGGAGGACCTGGAACGCACGCGGGCGCTGATCGAGCGGACCCAAGAGAGCGCGTCGATCGGCTGGTGGGAGGTCGACCTGGTCGACGAGTCGCTCACGTGGAGCGACGAGGTGTATCGCATCCACGGGGTGCCCGTGGAGGAGCCGATCGAGCTGGAGGAGGCCATCGAGTTCTACCACCCGGACGACCGGGCGGCCATCGAGACCGCGGTCGACCGACTGATCGAGGATGGAGAGTCGTACGACCTCGAACTGCGGATCGTCACGGCGTCCGGGCAGACCCGGTGGGTCAGGGCGATCGGCGACCCGCAGTTCGACGACGCGGGAGACGTCGTCGGTGCGTTAGGGCTGTTCCAAGACATCACGGAGCGGAAGGAGTACGAGATCGCCCTCGAGTCGACCCGCGAAGAGCTTCGGAAGATCATCGACCTCGTGCCGGACCTGGTGTTCGTGAAGAACCGTGACGGCGAGTACCTCCTGGCCAACGAGGCGACCGCGGAGGCGTACGGAAAGACGCCAGAGGAGGTCGAGGGGCGCTCGGAAGCCGATATCATCCCCGACATCGAGGACTCGTCCGAGTTCCGGCAGGACGACTTAGAGGTGATCGAGTCGGGCGAACCGAGGTCGATCGGGGAGGAGACGCTGACGACGGCGGACGGCGAAACACGCATCCTGCAGACGACGAAGATCCCCTATAAGGTTCCGGAGACGGGGGAAGACGCCGTCTTGGGATACGCCCGCGACGTGACCGAACTCAAGGAGTACGAGCGGACGCTCGAGCAGCAGCGGGACAGCCTCACCCTACTCAACCAGGTCGTTCGCCACGACATTCGGAACCAGCTGATGGTCGTCGAGTCGTACACCGAACTGCTCGAGGACTCGCTGCCCGACGACCAGAGCCGGACGTACGCGCGGACGGTCATCGAGGCGGCGAAGCAGGCGACGGAGATCACGGAAACGGCCAAGGACGTCACCGACGTGCTGCTACAGGTCGGCAGCGGCCGGACCCCGGTGAGCCTCCGCGACGAACTCTCCGGGCAGATCGAGAAGGTTCGCACGGATCGGGACCGGGCGACGGTCTCCGTCGACGGGGACGTCCCCGAGGTGACGGTGTGGGCTGACGACCTGTTGGAGGCGGTGTTCCGGAACCTGCTGACGAACGCGGTCGTCCACAACGACAAGGATGTGGCTGAAATCGCGGTTTCGACCCGCCTCACGGACGACGCGGTGCGCGTGTCGATCGCCGACAACGGCCCCGGGATCGAGGATAAACACAAAGAACAGATCTTCCAAGAAGGCGAGAAGGGCCTCGAGAGCGGCGGGACGGGGGTCGGGCTCTACCTCGTCAAGACGCTCGTCGACAAGTACGGGGGCGACGTCTGGGTCGAGGACAACGAGCCGACGGGCAGCGTGTTCGTCGTCGAACTGCCCCTCGCCGACTGA
- a CDS encoding DEAD/DEAH box helicase: MAEPSGMDAFAHLGSEVRSALSEQGFSTPTEPQREAIPPLAAGKNALVLAPTGTGKTETAMLPVFDAIVGARDAPGDQPREGISALYITPLRALNRDMMGRLEWWGDRLGVEVAVRHGDTTQYERSKQADDPPDVLITTPESLQAILTGSKMRVALEDVAHVVIDEVHELASAKRGAQLTVGLERLRRVAGPFQRVGLSATVGTPEEVGRFLVGSGTRDPTREGDREFEIVEVAAGTRTDVRVLDPEITDRDTTLAGELAVDETTASHVRTIREIVANHDSTLIFVNTRQTAEALGSRFKTLAEREEKDEGLTDPTEIEVHHGSLSKDVRIDVEDRFKAGELDGLVCTSSMELGIDVGRVDHVVQYGSPREVARLLQRVGRAGHRRDLISEGTVVTQGGDDTLEALAIARRADAELVEPAAIHHGSLDTVANQIVGVVMDEGEVHAREAYEVVTNAYPFRDLSEPEFQEIVRELDGNRLLWLDEESDTLEKSGGTWQYFYANLSMIPDESTYEVYDMSSRRGIGTLDERFVVNFAGPGETFIQRGEMWRITEVDEEEERVNVTPIADPAGEVPSWIGQEIPVPKPVAEEVGRIRGEAAEALAAGSTPEAVAADLAERYPADERTIASALQPVVDHVDAGHPVPTDRRVVIEGSARTVAVNAAFGHEVNETLARLLAALVGQQAGSSVGMDVDPYRIEFEVPHGVDPGTFREVLETTDPDRLEAYLELALKKSDALKFTLAQVAAKFGAVKRYREGKGRFGGDRLLAALEGTPVYDEALREVFHADLAVAETAALLEQIQDGSLGVEIARERTPLGTAGRSAGTEFLVPENADADVIETIRERIRNDRVILFCLHCADWRRTTKVRRVRDQPECPDCGSTRVAALNPWDDETVAAVRAGEKDEEQERRTERAHRAASLVQTHGKRAVIALAARGVGPHNAARIINKLREDEDEFYRDVLRQEREYARTQSFWD, encoded by the coding sequence ATGGCGGAACCGTCGGGCATGGACGCGTTCGCGCACCTCGGGAGCGAGGTCCGGTCGGCGCTCTCCGAACAGGGCTTTTCCACGCCGACGGAGCCGCAGCGCGAGGCGATCCCGCCGCTCGCGGCCGGGAAGAACGCCCTCGTCCTCGCGCCGACGGGGACCGGGAAGACAGAGACTGCGATGCTCCCCGTCTTCGACGCGATCGTCGGCGCCCGCGATGCACCCGGGGACCAGCCCCGCGAGGGGATCTCCGCGCTCTACATCACGCCCCTCCGCGCGCTCAACCGCGACATGATGGGCCGGCTGGAGTGGTGGGGCGATCGACTCGGCGTCGAGGTCGCGGTACGCCACGGCGACACCACGCAGTACGAGCGGTCGAAGCAGGCCGACGACCCGCCCGACGTGCTCATCACGACGCCGGAGAGCCTGCAGGCGATCCTGACGGGCTCGAAGATGCGGGTCGCCTTGGAGGACGTCGCGCACGTCGTGATCGACGAGGTCCACGAGCTCGCCTCCGCGAAGCGCGGCGCCCAGCTGACGGTCGGGCTCGAACGCCTCCGGCGCGTGGCGGGGCCGTTCCAGCGGGTCGGGCTCTCCGCGACCGTGGGGACGCCGGAGGAGGTCGGGCGGTTCCTCGTCGGGAGCGGGACGCGCGACCCGACCCGCGAGGGCGACCGCGAGTTCGAGATCGTCGAGGTCGCCGCGGGGACGCGCACCGACGTTCGCGTGCTCGACCCCGAAATTACGGACCGAGATACGACCCTCGCCGGAGAGCTGGCGGTCGACGAGACGACCGCGAGCCACGTCCGGACGATCCGGGAGATCGTCGCGAATCACGACTCGACCCTGATCTTCGTCAACACGCGCCAGACCGCGGAGGCGCTCGGCTCGCGGTTCAAGACGCTCGCGGAGCGGGAGGAGAAAGACGAGGGACTCACCGACCCCACCGAGATCGAGGTCCACCACGGGTCGCTCTCGAAGGACGTGCGGATCGACGTCGAGGACCGGTTCAAGGCGGGGGAGCTCGACGGGCTCGTCTGCACCTCCTCGATGGAGCTCGGCATCGACGTGGGGCGGGTCGACCACGTGGTCCAGTACGGGAGCCCGCGGGAGGTCGCCCGGCTGCTCCAGCGCGTCGGGCGCGCGGGGCACCGCCGCGACCTCATCTCGGAGGGAACGGTCGTGACGCAGGGCGGCGACGACACCCTCGAAGCGCTCGCGATCGCGCGGCGCGCCGACGCCGAACTCGTCGAGCCGGCGGCGATCCACCACGGCAGCCTCGACACCGTCGCGAACCAGATCGTCGGCGTCGTGATGGACGAGGGGGAGGTCCACGCCCGCGAGGCGTACGAGGTCGTCACGAACGCCTACCCGTTCCGGGACCTCTCGGAGCCGGAGTTCCAGGAGATCGTCCGGGAGCTCGACGGCAACCGCCTGCTGTGGCTCGACGAGGAGTCGGACACCCTCGAGAAGTCGGGCGGCACGTGGCAGTACTTCTACGCGAACCTCTCGATGATCCCCGACGAGTCCACCTACGAGGTGTACGACATGTCCTCTCGGCGCGGTATCGGCACCCTCGACGAGCGGTTCGTCGTCAACTTCGCCGGCCCGGGCGAGACGTTCATCCAGCGCGGCGAGATGTGGCGCATCACCGAGGTCGACGAGGAGGAGGAGCGCGTGAACGTCACGCCGATCGCCGACCCCGCGGGCGAGGTGCCCTCGTGGATCGGCCAGGAGATCCCGGTCCCGAAGCCCGTCGCCGAGGAGGTCGGGCGAATTCGGGGCGAGGCCGCCGAGGCGCTCGCGGCGGGATCGACCCCCGAGGCCGTCGCGGCCGACCTCGCCGAGCGGTACCCCGCCGACGAGCGGACGATCGCGAGCGCCCTGCAACCGGTCGTCGACCACGTCGACGCCGGCCATCCGGTCCCGACGGACCGCCGGGTCGTGATCGAGGGGAGCGCCCGCACCGTCGCGGTCAACGCGGCCTTCGGCCACGAGGTCAACGAGACGCTCGCGCGCCTCCTCGCGGCGCTCGTCGGCCAGCAGGCGGGCTCGTCGGTCGGGATGGACGTCGACCCGTACCGGATCGAGTTCGAGGTCCCCCACGGGGTCGACCCCGGGACCTTCCGCGAGGTGTTGGAGACGACCGACCCCGACCGGCTGGAGGCGTACCTCGAGCTCGCCCTGAAGAAGTCGGACGCGCTCAAGTTCACGCTCGCGCAGGTCGCCGCGAAGTTCGGCGCCGTCAAGCGCTACCGCGAGGGGAAGGGGCGGTTCGGCGGCGACCGCCTGCTCGCGGCCCTGGAGGGGACGCCCGTCTACGACGAGGCGCTCCGCGAGGTGTTCCACGCCGACCTCGCGGTCGCGGAGACCGCGGCGCTCTTGGAGCAGATCCAGGACGGGTCGTTGGGCGTGGAGATCGCCCGCGAGCGCACGCCGCTGGGGACCGCCGGCCGCTCCGCGGGGACCGAGTTCCTCGTCCCGGAGAACGCCGACGCCGACGTGATCGAGACGATCCGCGAGCGCATTCGGAACGACCGGGTGATCCTCTTCTGTCTCCACTGCGCCGACTGGCGGCGCACGACGAAGGTGCGGCGCGTCCGCGACCAGCCGGAGTGCCCCGACTGCGGTTCGACCCGCGTCGCCGCGCTGAACCCGTGGGACGACGAGACCGTCGCGGCGGTCCGGGCGGGCGAGAAGGACGAGGAGCAGGAGCGGCGGACGGAGCGGGCGCATCGGGCGGCGAGCCTCGTCCAGACGCACGGGAAGCGCGCCGTGATCGCGCTGGCGGCGCGCGGGGTGGGGCCGCACAACGCCGCGCGGATCATCAACAAGCTGCGCGAGGACGAAGACGAGTTCTACCGCGACGTGCTCCGACAGGAGCGTGAGTACGCGCGGACGCAGTCGTTCTGGGACTAG
- a CDS encoding MBL fold metallo-hydrolase, with protein sequence MEPITVTADAEEFTCNAYLVPGEAPTLVDAGTMPGVDDVIADALDDAGVDGLDRVVLTHQHHDHVGELDAVLDRFDATLYANAAHPRRDVGIVDGDEILVGDEPCEVVESPGHADDHVALVGEERIYSGDVVVYNDGAFDDGSFGRTDMAGQSREDLIESLHTILNVLPDTVEAMYPGHGDVYRASDGPDTVREVIERATERAERREPKYPDE encoded by the coding sequence ATGGAGCCGATCACCGTCACTGCCGACGCGGAGGAGTTCACCTGCAACGCGTACCTCGTGCCCGGCGAGGCGCCGACGCTGGTCGACGCCGGGACGATGCCGGGCGTCGACGACGTCATCGCCGACGCGCTCGACGACGCCGGCGTCGACGGGCTGGACCGGGTCGTGTTGACCCACCAGCACCACGACCACGTCGGCGAGCTCGACGCGGTGCTCGACCGGTTCGACGCGACGCTCTACGCGAACGCCGCGCACCCGCGACGCGACGTGGGGATCGTCGACGGCGACGAGATCCTTGTCGGCGACGAGCCCTGCGAGGTCGTCGAGAGCCCCGGTCACGCCGACGACCACGTTGCCCTGGTGGGCGAGGAGCGGATCTACTCCGGCGACGTGGTCGTGTACAACGACGGCGCCTTCGACGACGGGTCCTTCGGCCGCACCGACATGGCGGGCCAGTCGCGCGAGGACCTGATCGAGAGCCTCCACACCATCCTCAACGTCCTCCCGGACACCGTGGAGGCGATGTACCCCGGCCACGGCGACGTCTACCGCGCGAGCGACGGCCCCGACACGGTCCGCGAGGTCATCGAGCGCGCGACCGAGCGCGCCGAGCGCCGCGAGCCGAAGTACCCGGACGAATAG
- a CDS encoding DUF5786 family protein has translation MGFGSYDESEQENQDLDADFDDEDGVRAAEEVHEGSVDYEPGASNDELLDRLQEIKSEEN, from the coding sequence ATGGGCTTCGGAAGCTACGACGAATCCGAACAGGAGAACCAAGACCTGGACGCGGATTTCGACGACGAGGACGGAGTCCGAGCGGCCGAGGAGGTACACGAGGGCTCCGTCGACTACGAGCCCGGCGCCTCCAACGACGAGCTCCTCGACCGGCTCCAGGAGATCAAGTCCGAGGAGAACTGA
- a CDS encoding DUF99 family protein yields the protein MTAPSRTLGIAFSDGDRISRLAGAVVRSDGTLDGLAFERCAVGGTDATDAAIALFDALDREDVRHVACAGIAPAWFNLLDLHRLHEALDRPVYAVSYEPSPGLGPALREAFDGDALDRRLDVYRSLPPRVRVERDGESDEERAGDPLFVRAVGIGDDRAAAAVRELVREGFRRPEPLRLAAIAASAHREATARE from the coding sequence GTGACGGCGCCGAGCCGGACGCTCGGGATCGCTTTCTCTGACGGCGACCGAATCAGCCGGCTAGCCGGCGCCGTGGTCAGATCCGACGGGACCCTCGACGGGCTCGCCTTCGAGCGCTGCGCCGTCGGCGGCACCGACGCGACCGACGCCGCGATCGCCCTCTTCGACGCGCTCGACCGCGAGGACGTCCGCCACGTCGCCTGCGCCGGGATCGCCCCGGCGTGGTTCAACCTCCTCGACCTCCACCGGCTTCACGAGGCCCTCGATCGGCCCGTCTACGCCGTGAGCTACGAGCCGAGCCCCGGGCTCGGACCCGCGCTCCGCGAGGCGTTCGACGGCGACGCCCTCGACCGCCGTCTCGACGTCTACCGCTCGCTCCCGCCGCGCGTTCGGGTCGAGCGCGACGGGGAGTCTGACGAGGAGCGCGCGGGCGACCCCCTCTTCGTCCGCGCGGTCGGCATCGGCGACGACCGCGCGGCGGCCGCCGTCCGAGAGCTGGTCCGGGAGGGGTTCCGCCGGCCCGAGCCGCTCCGGCTCGCCGCGATCGCGGCGAGCGCGCACCGCGAGGCGACCGCGAGGGAGTAG
- a CDS encoding DUF4147 domain-containing protein — protein MSDDSSSDGGDSDDPAPGVTFRDRDRLVRTPAHGVALDCLAAGIAAARPDRLIENAVSVRDGTLRIEGAETGSDGGNGGGVGEYDLADYDRVVLLGAGKASAEVAAALAGVLADSDREIAEGVVVTEDPETRPSPPGVEVLPGDHPVPSDTGVESARRVLDLAERAGPDDLVLAAITGGGSALLAAPADPISPDDLRELTDALLACGASIDEINAVRKHCSAVKGGRLARAAAPATVVTLAVSDVIGDPLDIIASGPTVPDPSTYADALAVLDRYDLAAPDSVRDRLQAGAAGELAETPTAGDPAFDRARSFVVGNGRTALDAAAEAAAERGYEPLALAAGVRGEARGAGTTHAAIAEECAARGSPAEPPAVLLSGGETTVTLGDAEGTGGPNAEFAASAGLALAEGPLGGGDGREDDEGETAPRIVVASADTDGIDGPTDAAGGIADATTLDPDAARDALDRHDVYPLLDEADALLRTGPTGTNVNDLRAIVIEAADGE, from the coding sequence ATGAGCGACGACTCCTCGTCGGACGGCGGCGACTCGGACGACCCCGCGCCCGGCGTGACGTTCCGCGACCGCGATCGACTCGTCCGGACGCCGGCCCATGGCGTCGCCCTCGACTGTCTCGCGGCCGGAATCGCGGCCGCGCGCCCGGACCGACTAATCGAGAACGCCGTCTCCGTGCGCGACGGCACCCTCCGGATCGAGGGGGCCGAGACCGGTTCGGACGGCGGGAACGGCGGTGGCGTCGGCGAGTACGACCTCGCCGACTACGACCGCGTGGTCCTGCTCGGAGCGGGCAAGGCGTCAGCCGAGGTCGCCGCCGCGCTCGCCGGGGTGCTCGCCGACAGCGACCGCGAGATCGCCGAGGGCGTCGTCGTGACCGAGGACCCCGAGACCAGACCGTCGCCGCCGGGAGTGGAGGTCCTCCCCGGCGACCACCCGGTCCCGAGCGACACCGGCGTCGAGAGCGCGCGGCGCGTCCTCGATCTGGCCGAGCGCGCCGGCCCGGACGACCTCGTGCTCGCCGCGATCACCGGCGGCGGGAGCGCGCTGCTCGCGGCGCCCGCCGACCCGATCTCCCCGGACGACCTCCGCGAGCTGACCGACGCGCTGCTCGCCTGCGGCGCGTCGATCGACGAGATCAACGCGGTCCGCAAACACTGCTCGGCGGTGAAGGGCGGCCGGCTCGCGCGGGCGGCGGCCCCTGCGACCGTCGTCACGCTCGCGGTCAGCGACGTTATCGGCGACCCGCTCGACATTATCGCGAGCGGCCCGACCGTCCCCGACCCCTCGACCTACGCGGACGCGCTGGCGGTGTTGGACCGCTACGACCTCGCCGCCCCGGACTCCGTGCGCGATCGTCTGCAGGCGGGGGCAGCGGGCGAGCTCGCGGAGACGCCGACCGCGGGCGACCCGGCGTTCGACCGCGCGCGGTCGTTCGTCGTCGGCAACGGGCGGACGGCGCTGGACGCCGCCGCGGAGGCCGCCGCCGAGCGCGGGTACGAGCCGCTGGCGCTCGCCGCCGGGGTCCGGGGCGAGGCCCGAGGCGCCGGGACCACCCACGCCGCGATCGCCGAGGAGTGCGCGGCCCGCGGGTCGCCGGCCGAGCCGCCCGCCGTGCTGCTCTCGGGCGGGGAGACGACGGTGACGCTCGGCGACGCGGAGGGGACTGGCGGGCCGAACGCCGAGTTCGCGGCGAGCGCCGGGCTCGCGCTGGCGGAGGGGCCGCTCGGCGGGGGCGACGGGAGAGAGGACGACGAAGGGGAGACCGCGCCCCGGATCGTCGTCGCGAGCGCCGACACCGACGGGATCGACGGCCCCACCGACGCCGCGGGCGGGATCGCGGACGCGACCACGCTGGACCCGGACGCCGCCCGCGACGCGCTGGACCGACACGACGTCTATCCCCTACTCGACGAGGCGGACGCGCTGCTCCGCACCGGCCCGACCGGGACGAACGTCAACGACCTGCGCGCGATCGTGATCGAGGCGGCCGACGGGGAGTGA
- a CDS encoding aldo/keto reductase: protein MTPELDDIDLGTVPLGRTGLRTSELQLGTWRFGRVTEAGNVEIDEARARELLDAYEAAGGRYVDTADVYGGGDCERWIGDWLADRDRERYTIASKVYWQIRDGDPNSRGTNRKNVRHRVDALLDRLDTDYLDVLYIHRWDDETPARELMKTLNGLVESGKVHYIGASTLRPNAWKVARANAIARSEGWEPFTVLQPRYNLVDREVEGDYLEFARQRNLAVSPWSPLGQGFLTGKYDRDEDLPEESRAAESSRFQAAYLTEENFAVHDELDAVADEVDASPAQTALAWLAHRDGVTAPIVGARTVDQLAENLAAASIDLSDEQVERLTAAKPGPYDEL from the coding sequence ATGACGCCCGAACTCGACGATATCGACCTCGGCACCGTCCCGCTCGGCCGGACCGGGCTCCGGACGAGCGAGCTCCAGCTCGGCACGTGGCGGTTCGGCCGCGTGACCGAGGCGGGGAACGTGGAGATCGACGAGGCGCGCGCCCGCGAGCTGCTCGACGCCTACGAGGCCGCCGGCGGCCGGTACGTCGACACCGCCGACGTGTACGGGGGCGGCGACTGCGAGCGGTGGATCGGCGACTGGCTCGCCGACCGCGACCGCGAGCGCTACACGATCGCCTCGAAGGTGTACTGGCAGATCCGCGACGGCGACCCGAACAGCCGCGGGACGAACCGCAAGAACGTCCGCCACCGCGTCGACGCCCTCTTAGACCGGCTCGACACCGACTACCTCGACGTCCTCTACATCCACCGCTGGGACGACGAGACGCCGGCCCGCGAGCTGATGAAGACCCTCAACGGGCTCGTCGAGTCCGGGAAGGTCCACTACATCGGCGCCTCGACGCTCCGCCCGAACGCGTGGAAGGTCGCCCGCGCCAACGCCATCGCCCGGAGCGAGGGCTGGGAGCCGTTCACGGTGCTGCAGCCGCGCTACAACCTCGTCGACCGCGAGGTCGAGGGGGACTACCTGGAGTTCGCCCGCCAGCGGAACCTCGCCGTCTCCCCGTGGAGCCCGCTCGGGCAGGGCTTTTTGACCGGGAAGTACGACCGCGACGAGGACCTCCCGGAGGAGTCGAGGGCCGCGGAGTCGAGTCGCTTCCAAGCGGCGTACCTCACCGAGGAGAACTTCGCCGTCCACGACGAGCTCGACGCCGTCGCCGACGAGGTCGACGCCTCGCCCGCCCAGACCGCGCTCGCGTGGCTCGCGCACCGCGACGGCGTCACGGCGCCCATCGTCGGCGCGCGCACCGTCGACCAGCTCGCGGAGAACCTCGCGGCCGCGTCGATCGACCTCTCCGACGAGCAGGTCGAGCGTCTCACCGCCGCGAAGCCCGGGCCGTACGACGAGTTATAA